From Tistrella bauzanensis, the proteins below share one genomic window:
- a CDS encoding DUF6898 family protein: MTTPSDDILLEITAAGVSLRVAAIDAATGEEVTFIAPHGTAEAALARLARDKLAYVRARKAGAAPTPAAEPRPAPGRKGGRSIIA, translated from the coding sequence ATGACCACCCCGTCCGACGACATTCTGCTGGAAATCACGGCCGCCGGTGTGTCGCTCCGCGTGGCGGCGATCGATGCGGCGACGGGCGAGGAGGTCACCTTCATTGCACCGCATGGCACCGCTGAAGCGGCGCTCGCGCGGCTGGCCCGCGACAAGCTTGCCTATGTCCGCGCCCGCAAGGCCGGGGCGGCCCCGACCCCGGCGGCTGAGCCGCGACCCGCCCCTGGACGCAAGGGGGGGCGGTCGATCATCGCCTGA